A single Cryptococcus neoformans var. grubii H99 chromosome 7, complete sequence DNA region contains:
- a CDS encoding poly(3-hydroxybutyrate) depolymerase: MLALGVLAVHILGAFAAPSKRFFDTSFRHDQVNIGVSSEPTTVNKPLTGNIVYELLETERTFLLNVPENYVHGEAHPLVFSFHGAGGYSEKQQRITELSDPSLKIAGKPFLTVYAQGVNNTDWNMTHIWKGAPYENTTVDDIAYVYDILHTISSSYTIDKSRLYACGKSNGGGFTALLACRPDTSALFAAFAPVSPALYQGTFSFHGCQTERGVNIFHSHGVEDTDTQYHGRTPEGGSFGPEPDVRQWRREWAERNGCKGRWPGQWAEPTVEEIYPGVWEEVWDCPKGEVRALSIEKLGHAWPSTAGWDLAGFPNQTANFNFTNPHLVDFFSEHQLVEFTGSLEILL; encoded by the exons ATGCTAGCTCTCGGAGTGCTGGCCGTCCATATCCTCGGTGCATTCGCAGCGCCTTCCAAGCGCTTCTTCGATACGTCTTTCCGCCATGATCAGGTCAACATTGGCGTGTCTTCTGAGCCTACCACCGTTAACAAACCTCTGACCGGCAACATCGTCTATGAACTACTTGAGACCGAACGAACATTCTTGCTGAACGTACCCGAGAACTATGTTCATGGGGAGGCCCACCCCCTTGTGTTCAGCTTTCACGGGG CTGGCGGTTACAGTGAGAAACAACAGCGTATCACGGAGCTCTCAGATCCCAGCCTTAAGATTGCGGGCAAGCCTTTCTTGACCGTCTATGCCCAAGGTGTGAACAATACAGATTGGAATATGACTCATATATGGAAAGGAGCACCATACGAAAACACCACAGTCGACGAT ATCGCTTACGTCTACGATATCCTCCATACAATATCTTCCTCATACACAATCGACAAATCTCGTCTCTACGCATGCGGTAAATCCAACGGCGGGGGTTTCACTGCCCTCCTCGCCTGTCGACCCGATACATCCGCTCTTTTCGCAGCTTTCGCCCCCGTCTCTCCAGCCCTGTATCAAGgaaccttctcctttcacGGCTGTCAGACCGAGAGAGGGGTCAACATTTTCCACAGCCACGGTGTTGAAGATACCGATACTCAGTATCACGGTCGAACGCCTGAGGGCGGTAGTTTCGGGCCAGAGCCGGATGTAAGGcagtggaggagggaatGGGCGGAGAGAAATGGGTGTAAAGGTCGTTGGCCTGGGCAGTGGGCGGAGCCAACCGTGGAAGAGATATATCCTGGTGTTTGGGAAGAGGTTTGGGATTGTCCAAAGGGTGAAGTGAGGGCGTTGAGTATTGAGAAGCTGGGGCATGCCTGGCCTTCGACGGCAGGTTGGGATCTGGCGGGGTTCCCCAACCAGACTGCCAACTTCAACTTTACGAATCCTCACCTTGTTGACTTCTTTTCGGAACATCAATTGGTCGAATTTACAGGAAGTCTGGAAATACTACTCTAG
- a CDS encoding O-sialoglycoprotein endopeptidase, with the protein MKGCLGVGQDAARALAAGLGKRLVGVHHMQAHALTPLLTAPAAPKFPFLILLLSGGHTQLVLAEGLFKFKILLDTLDSKIGDVFEKSARLLSLPTSLPPSPPQAPGAILEHYAALPPLPPYDTHPLPASQLIPIPLTTLRAKHTLAWSFAGMLASLQRAVHARQPTWAEPDRRAFSNLFQTALTTHLLTKLSQRIALLPPETRHQLGGMVVSGGVASNAYIRSQLEQLVKDENGLFPAGARNLYYPPRHLCTDNAAMIAHTALIRLQAGLKSDPDDLQLRAKWSLEDMYDDVPEEAYLFKGARETGMGL; encoded by the exons ATGAAGGGTTGTCTCGGCGTGGGCCAGGATGCCGCGCGGGCACTGGCAGCGGGTCTGGGAAAGCGCTTGGTAGGGGTGCATCATATG CAAGCCCACGCCCTCACACCCCTCCTCAccgcccccgccgcccCCAAATTCCCgttcctcatcctcctcctctccggCGGACATACCCAACTCGTCTTGGCGGAAGGGTTATTCAAATTCAAAATCCTGCTCGATACGCTTGATTCCAAAATCGG CGACGTATTCGAAAAATCCGCCcgcctcctctccctccccacCTCTCTCCCGCCCTCCCCGCCCCAAGCCCCCGGTGCAATCCTCGAACACTACGCCGCCCTCCCGCCTCTCCCCCCGTACGACACCCACCCCCTCCCTGCCTCCCAactcatccccatcccacTCACCACCCTCCGTGCCAAACACACCTTGGCCTGGTCGTTTGCCGGCATGCTAGCTTCCCTCCAGCGAGCCGTCCACGCGCGCCAGCCCACATGGGCCGAGCCCGACAGACGCGCATTCTCAAACCTCTTTCAAACCGCACTCACCACCCACCTCCTCACCAAACTCTCTCAGCGTATCGCCCTCTTACCGCCCGAAACGAGACACCAGCTCGGAGGCATGGTCGTCTCTGGTGGCGTCGCTTCCAACGCTTACATCCGCTCCCAACTCGAGCAGCTTGTAAAGGACGAAAATGGGCTCTTTCCCGCGGGCGCGAGAAACCTCTACTACCCACCGCGCCATCTATGCACAGACAACGCAGCGATGATTGCGCATACAGCGCTCATCAGGCTCCAGGCAGGGTTGAAATCAGATCCCGATGATCTGCAATTAAGAGCAAAGTGGTCGTTGGAGGATATGTATGATGATGTACCAGAGGAAGCGTACTTGTTCAAGGGCGCGAGGGAGACTGGCATGGGGCTGTAG
- a CDS encoding cell division control protein 42, producing the protein MQTIKCVVVGDGAVGKTCLLISYTTNKFPSEYVPTVFDNYAVTVMIGDSPYTLGLFDTAGQEDYDRLRPLSYPQTDVFLICFSIASPASFENVREKWFHEISHHCPGAPCLIVGTQVDLRDDPKQVERMMASQRGGRAAGLITQEQGERLARELGGRKYVECSALTQKGLKNVFDEAIVAALEPPVVKKTKKCLIL; encoded by the exons ATGCAGACTATCAAATGTGTCGTCGTGGGTGACGGCGCTGTTGGAAA GACATGTCTGTTGATATCGTATACGACAAACAAGTTTCCATCGGAATATGTGCCTACGGTGTTTGATAACTATGCGGTGACTGTTATGATTGGCGATAGCCCT TATACGCTCGGGCTATTCGACACCGCTGGCCAAGAAGACTATGACCGCCTTCGCCCGCTATCTTACCCGCAGACAGacgtcttcctcatctgCTTCTCCATCGCGTCCCCCGCTTCGTTCGAGAATGTCCGTGAAAAATGGTTTCACGAAATCTCACACCACTGCCCTGGGGCGCCTTGCCTGATAGTGGGGACGCAGGTCGATTTGAGGGATGATCCAAAGCaggtggagaggatgatggcgagTCAGAGGGGGGGCAGGGCGGCGGGGTTGATAACGCAAGAGCAAGGGGAGAGGTTGGCGAGAGAATTGGGGGGGAGAAAGTATGTAGAGTGTTCGGCGTTGACGCAAAAGGGGTTGAAGAATGTGTTTGATGAG GCAATCGTAGCGGCTCTTGAACCGCCAGTCGTGAAAAAGACCAAAAAGTGCTTGATCCTCTAG